From a region of the Arachis ipaensis cultivar K30076 chromosome B09, Araip1.1, whole genome shotgun sequence genome:
- the LOC107618067 gene encoding uncharacterized protein LOC107618067, translating into MGSETLSFTPLKVSVFFIFFSPLPILSLCLSLLDLSHLSHCASHARSLPLSSLVSQSRSSPAFQRLAAFPVLLLAGNRSTRRIVVARHLLVSSNRRHESPWIVDCCRIFTCFVAHPLLGSGPLRHPVALGHWPGGVSGMLAGGAAAAAAMYGAHHLTHAHYGHHHGFFGHGKFKNGKFKHGKFGKRWKHGMFKRWK; encoded by the exons atgggttcagaaaccctctcgTTCACGCCTCTGAAGGTTTCAGtattctttatcttcttctctcctcttcctatcctctctctctgtctctctctgctCGATCTCTCTCATCTGTCTCACTGTGCGTCGCACGCAAGatctctccctctctcctctcTTGTCTCGCAATCGAGGTCATCGCCAGCGTTTCAACGTCTCGCGGCCTTCCCTGTGCTCCTCCTCGCCGGCAACAGAAGCACTCGTCGGATCGTCGTCGCTCGTCATCTTCTGGTTTCAAGTAATCGCCGTCACGAGTCGCCGTGGATCGTGGACTGTTGTAGGATCTTCACTTGCTTCGTCGCTCATCCTCTTCTAGGGTCGGGTCCTCTTCGTCACCCAGTCGCCCTTG GGCACTGGCCTGGTGGCGTTAGTGGAATGTTAGCAGGGGGTGCTGCTGCTGCGGCCGCTATGTATGGTGCTCACCATTTGACTCATGCTCATTATGGTCATCATCATGGGTTCTTTGGTCATGGGAAGTTTAAGAATGGGAAATTTAAGCATGGCAAATTCGGCAAGCGTTGGAAGCATGGCATGTTCAAGCGATGGAAGTGA